From Candidatus Omnitrophota bacterium, a single genomic window includes:
- a CDS encoding HD domain-containing protein: MPFHLRKKPARIDYKKELEDAARSMILVHEPDTLIKMIVRRIAAVVNVDHAGILLHNKERNSYILTFSRGSAGVKIPKNFARMDADNPLIRFFNERIDKQLFNDGGIVYDEAKVFLKRKIGAQAKELLKGALYQMEIFDTVACVPSYFGDELLGLLLLGNKKNGRKFQEEEIDFFDALASDVAMALKNAQLFEDLKLELEKNHRLFIHTTVALAAAIDAKDHYTHGHTSRVTNLSLEIARALSEHNKSAFNEKFLENLHIAGLLHDIGKIGISESILNKEGPLNEAEKKRMQEHPLVGEAILLPIRELQESMLGVKYHHEKYDGSGYPEGLKGNQIPLIASIISVADTFDAMTTDRPYRKGLSKKEAADEIERQSGKQFDPLIVNAFAHVFHEGKI; this comes from the coding sequence ATGCCTTTTCATCTTAGAAAAAAACCAGCTCGAATTGACTATAAAAAAGAATTAGAGGATGCGGCAAGAAGCATGATCCTGGTGCATGAACCTGACACGCTCATTAAAATGATTGTGCGCAGAATTGCTGCAGTAGTTAATGTTGACCACGCTGGCATCCTTCTGCACAACAAAGAAAGAAATTCTTATATTCTCACCTTTTCAAGAGGCTCTGCAGGAGTAAAAATACCGAAGAACTTCGCAAGAATGGATGCTGATAATCCGCTTATCCGTTTCTTCAACGAACGCATAGACAAACAGCTCTTTAATGACGGCGGGATAGTCTACGATGAAGCCAAAGTCTTCCTAAAAAGGAAAATCGGCGCTCAAGCAAAAGAATTGCTAAAGGGCGCACTATACCAAATGGAAATCTTTGACACCGTCGCCTGTGTTCCAAGTTATTTTGGAGACGAGCTTCTTGGGCTTCTTTTATTAGGCAACAAGAAAAATGGAAGGAAATTCCAAGAAGAAGAGATCGATTTTTTTGACGCCCTTGCCTCTGATGTAGCAATGGCTCTAAAGAACGCCCAGCTTTTTGAAGATTTAAAGCTGGAACTTGAAAAAAACCACCGTTTGTTTATCCATACCACGGTTGCCTTAGCTGCGGCAATTGACGCCAAAGACCACTATACGCACGGCCACACTTCACGCGTTACAAACCTAAGCCTGGAAATCGCAAGAGCTTTAAGTGAACATAATAAATCTGCATTTAATGAAAAATTCCTTGAAAACCTGCATATAGCTGGATTATTGCATGACATAGGAAAAATCGGAATTTCTGAATCAATACTTAATAAAGAAGGCCCGTTAAACGAAGCAGAAAAAAAGCGCATGCAGGAACATCCTTTAGTTGGCGAAGCAATCCTGCTGCCAATCAGGGAATTACAAGAATCAATGCTTGGAGTAAAATATCACCATGAAAAATACGATGGCTCAGGATATCCAGAGGGGCTTAAAGGCAATCAAATCCCTTTAATTGCATCAATAATCTCTGTAGCCGACACTTTTGACGCAATGACTACCGACAGGCCATACCGCAAAGGGCTTTCCAAAAAAGAAGCTGCGGATGAAATTGAACGCCAGAGCGGAAAACAATTTGACCCCTTGATTGTCAACGCATTTGCACACGTTTTTCACGAAGGAAAGATTTAG
- a CDS encoding response regulator, translating into MARLLIVDDEIDVREFAANFFRKRKIDTLTASSGEEALDILGKEKADLVLLDIIMDGIDGIETLRKIKEIDKTIRVIMVTGRKPEDGGAHEKCIQLGAIDYIHKPLELDELERIVMKQLFQ; encoded by the coding sequence ATGGCTCGTTTATTAATTGTAGATGACGAAATTGATGTAAGAGAATTCGCGGCGAATTTCTTCCGCAAGCGAAAAATTGATACTCTGACTGCATCAAGCGGAGAAGAGGCCCTTGATATTTTAGGCAAAGAAAAAGCGGATTTAGTGTTATTAGACATTATTATGGACGGAATTGATGGCATTGAGACACTTAGGAAAATCAAAGAAATTGATAAAACGATACGAGTTATCATGGTAACCGGCAGAAAACCTGAAGACGGCGGAGCACACGAGAAATGCATTCAACTTGGGGCAATTGACTATATCCACAAACCGCTTGAGTTAGATGAATTAGAAAGAATCGTAATGAAACAACTGTTTCAATAA